In Gossypium arboreum isolate Shixiya-1 chromosome 6, ASM2569848v2, whole genome shotgun sequence, the following are encoded in one genomic region:
- the LOC108485162 gene encoding uncharacterized protein LOC108485162: protein MLRILERVAGPTIGIVGRGSVTERLRSNGVEIFRGIAGVTPSVAEYWIKAIEKIMDDLDCTPQKKLKGTVSLLRDEAYQWWLTVKEGTQADRLTCEFIKTTFQDKYVCSSYVDGRRREFLNLTHGDKTVAEYKAEFLRLSRYARGMVATEYERYIRFEDGLKDSLQIAKDVKRTEHQDREKERGRNKRDSEPLSSLMRPKKKPRIDGPIRVEAPIAVIGPQPCADCGRRHQGECWRRIGTCFRFRSLEHRIRDCP, encoded by the exons AtgttgaggattttggaaagggtcgctgggcctacTATTGGCATTGTAGGCCGTGGGTCGGTTACAgaacgactcaggtctaatggggttGAGATATTCAGGGGTATTGCTGGAGTGACCCCTagtgtggctgaatattggatcaaGGCCATAGAGaagatcatggatgacctcgactgcacccccCAAAAGAAACTAAAAGGTACAGTATCACTGCTGAGAgacgaggcttaccagtggtggcttactgtCAAAGAGGGCACTCAAGCCGATCGTTTGACCTGTGAGTTTATCAAGACTACTTTCCAAGATAAATATGTTTGTTCTAGCTATGTGGATGGCCGTAGGAGGGAATTTTTGAATTTAACTCATGGAGATAAGACAGTGGCTGAGTATAAAGCTGAATTTTTGCGACTTAGCCGTTATGCGCGggggatggtggcaactgaatatgagcgctaCATTCGTTTCGAAGACGGCCTCAAAGATAGTCTACAG ATCGCCAAGGATGTGAAGCGCACTGAGCACCAGGACCGCGAAAAGGAAAggggtaggaacaagagggattcagagcccttgaGTTCATtaatgaggcctaagaaaaagcccAGAATTGATGGGCCGATCAGAGTTGAGGCCCCTATTGCTGTTATTGGACCGCAGccctgtgctgattgtgggaggcGTCATCAAGGCGAGTGCTGGCGAAGGATTGGGACATGTTTTAGGTTCAGATCTTTGGAGCAccgtatcagagattgtccatag